The proteins below are encoded in one region of Tursiops truncatus isolate mTurTru1 chromosome 12, mTurTru1.mat.Y, whole genome shotgun sequence:
- the AIG1 gene encoding androgen-induced gene 1 protein isoform X4, whose protein sequence is MALVPCQVLRVAILLSYCSILCNYKAIEMPSHQTYGGSWKFLTFIDL, encoded by the exons ATGGCGCTTGTCCCTTGCCAGGTGCTGCGGGTGGCCATCCTGCTGTCCTACTGCTCTATCCTGTGCAACTACAAGGCCATCGAAATGCCCTCGCACCAGACCTACGGAGGGAGCTGGAAATTCCTGACTTTCATTGATCTG TGA